In Citrus sinensis cultivar Valencia sweet orange chromosome 4, DVS_A1.0, whole genome shotgun sequence, one DNA window encodes the following:
- the LOC102620008 gene encoding glycerol-3-phosphate dehydrogenase SDP6, mitochondrial isoform X1 produces the protein MSATRIRRFGAVLAAAAGGTSILLFTRPSIAGNDRGPSPDLVRSQIKNSKAVVPSRVVQESALIAANNSNPLDILVIGGGATGCGVALDAATRGLRVGLVEREDFSSGTSSRSTKLIHGGVRYLEKAVFNLDYGQLKLVFHALEERKQVIKNAPHLSNALPCMTPCFDWFEVVYYWVGLKMYDLVAGRHLLHLSRYYSAQESAELFPTLAMKAKDRSLKGAVVYYDGQMNDSRLNVGLALTAALAGAAVLNHAEVISLIKDEASNRIIGARIRNNLSGKEFDTYAKVVVNAAGPFCDSVRKLADQNVQPMICPSSGVHIVLPDYYSPEGMGLIVPKTKDGRVVFMLPWLGRTVAGTTDSDTVITLLPEPHEDEIQFILDAISDYLNVKVRRTDVLSAWSGIRPLAMDPSAKNTESISRDHVVCEDFPGLVTITGGKWTTYRSMAEDAVNAAIKSGKLNPSNGCLTQNLRLVGGDGWDPSSFTVLAQQYVRMKRTYGGKFVPGVMDTAVAKHLSHAYGIMAEQVAIIAQNEGLGKRLAHGYPFLEAEVAYCARNEYCESAVDFVARRCRLAFLDTDAAGRALPRIIEIMATEHKWDKSRRKQELQKAKEFLETFKSSKNKQFHDGKHK, from the exons ATGTCCGCCACTCGCATCCGCCGCTTCGGCGCCGTACTCGCCGCCGCTGCCGGCGGAACCTCCATCCTCCTCTTCACGCGTCCCTCCATCGCCGGAAACGACCGGGGTCCCTCGCCCGACCTCGTCAGGAGCCAGATCAAAAATTCGAAAGCCGTTGTTCCGTCGAGAGTCGTCCAGGAGTCTGCTTTGATTGCCGCAAACAACAGTAATCCTCTTGACATTCTTGTTATTGGCGGTGGCGCCACTGGATGCGGCGTTGCGCTCGACGCTGCGACGCGAGGACTTCGCGTTGGCCTTGTCGAGAGAGAGGATTTCTCCTCCGGAACGTCTTCACGATCCACGAAACTGATTCATGGAG GAGTCCGCTACTTGGAGAAGGCTGTGTTTAATCTTGACTATGGTCAACTGAAGCTGGTATTCCATGCACTTGAGGAGCGTAAACAGGTTATTAAGAATGCACCGCATCTCAGCAATGCTTTGCCTTGCATGACACCCTGTTTTGACTGGTTTGAAGTAGTATACTACTGGGTGGGCTTGAAAATGTACGATTTGGTCGCAGGAAGACATCTGTTACATTTATCTAGATATTATTCTGCACAAGAGTCTGCTGAGCTGTTCCCTACTCTTGCAATGAAGGCCAAAGATAGAAGCTTGAAGGGCGCAGTGGTGTATTATGATGGTCAGATGAATGACTCTCGTCTTAATGTTGGACTAGCATTGACTGCTGCACTGGCTGGGGCTGCAGTGCTTAACCATGCAGAAGTTATATCGCTCATTAAAGATGAGGCTAGTAACCGGATAATTGGTGCTCGAATTCGAAACAACCTATCCG gcaaagaatttgataCCTATGCAAAAGTTGTTGTGAATGCGGCTGGGCCATTTTGTGACTCAGTGAGGAAGTTGGCTGACCAAAATGTACAACCTATGATCTGTCCTAGCAGTGGCGTGCATATTGTTCTCCCTGATTACTATTCTCCAGAAGGAATGGGTTTGATTGTTCCTAAAACAAAGGATGGACGTGTGGTTTTCATGCTGCCATGGTTGGGAAGAACAGTTGCTGGCACTACAGATTCTGACACAGTCATCACTTTGCTTCCAGAACCACATGAGGATGAGATTCAGTTTATACTGGATGCCATCAGTGATTACCTTAATGTTAAG GTGCGACGCACAGATGTTCTTTCTGCTTGGAGTGGCATTCGCCCATTGGCAATGGATCCATCAGCAAAGAACACTGAAAGCATCTCCAGGGATCATGTAGTTTGTGAAGATTTTCCTGGTTTGGTCACAATTACTGGTGGAAAGTGGACAACTTACAGAAG CATGGCAGAAGATGCAGTTAATGCTGCTATAAAGTCTGGAAAGCTGAACCCAAGCAATGGATGTTTGACTCAGAACCTGCGGCTTGTTGGTGGAGATGGATGGGATCCTTCATCTTTCACAGTTCTTGCTCAACAATACGTACGGATGAAGAGGACATATGGTGGTAAATTTGTTCCTGGGGTTATGGACACTGCTGTTGCGAAGCATTTGTCTCATGCATATGGTATAATGGCAGAACAAGTCGCTATCATAGCTCAG AATGAAGGTTTGGGGAAACGGCTTGCCCACGGATACCCTTTTCTAGAGGCCGAAGTTGCTTACTGTGCTCGAAACGAGTACTGTGAATCTGCTGTAGATTTCGTTGCTAGGAGATGTCGGCTTGCATTCCTCGACACTGATGCAGCAGGCAGGGCATTGCCCCGCATCATAGAGATAATGGCCACTGAGCACAAATGGGATAAATCAAGGCGGAAGCAAGAGTTGCAGAAGGCCAAAGAATTTCTAGAGACTTTCAAATCCTCAAAAAACAAGCAATTCCATGATGGGAAACACAAATA G
- the LOC102620008 gene encoding glycerol-3-phosphate dehydrogenase SDP6, mitochondrial isoform X2 has protein sequence MSATRIRRFGAVLAAAAGGTSILLFTRPSIAGNDRGPSPDLVRSQIKNSKAVVPSRVVQESALIAANNSNPLDILVIGGGATGCGVALDAATRGLRVGLVEREDFSSGTSSRSTKLIHGGVRYLEKAVFNLDYGQLKLVFHALEERKQVIKNAPHLSNALPCMTPCFDWFEVVYYWVGLKMYDLVAGRHLLHLSRYYSAQESAELFPTLAMKAKDRSLKGAVVYYDGQMNDSRLNVGLALTAALAGAAVLNHAEVISLIKDEASNRIIGARIRNNLSGKEFDTYAKVVVNAAGPFCDSVRKLADQNVQPMICPSSGVHIVLPDYYSPEGMGLIVPKTKDGRVVFMLPWLGRTVAGTTDSDTVITLLPEPHEDEIQFILDAISDYLNVKVRRTDVLSAWSGIRPLAMDPSAKNTESISRDHVVCEDFPGLVTITGGKWTTYRSMAEDAVNAAIKSGKLNPSNGCLTQNLRLVGGDGWDPSSFTVLAQQYVRMKRTYGGKFVPGVMDTAVAKHLSHAYGIMAEQVAIIAQVE, from the exons ATGTCCGCCACTCGCATCCGCCGCTTCGGCGCCGTACTCGCCGCCGCTGCCGGCGGAACCTCCATCCTCCTCTTCACGCGTCCCTCCATCGCCGGAAACGACCGGGGTCCCTCGCCCGACCTCGTCAGGAGCCAGATCAAAAATTCGAAAGCCGTTGTTCCGTCGAGAGTCGTCCAGGAGTCTGCTTTGATTGCCGCAAACAACAGTAATCCTCTTGACATTCTTGTTATTGGCGGTGGCGCCACTGGATGCGGCGTTGCGCTCGACGCTGCGACGCGAGGACTTCGCGTTGGCCTTGTCGAGAGAGAGGATTTCTCCTCCGGAACGTCTTCACGATCCACGAAACTGATTCATGGAG GAGTCCGCTACTTGGAGAAGGCTGTGTTTAATCTTGACTATGGTCAACTGAAGCTGGTATTCCATGCACTTGAGGAGCGTAAACAGGTTATTAAGAATGCACCGCATCTCAGCAATGCTTTGCCTTGCATGACACCCTGTTTTGACTGGTTTGAAGTAGTATACTACTGGGTGGGCTTGAAAATGTACGATTTGGTCGCAGGAAGACATCTGTTACATTTATCTAGATATTATTCTGCACAAGAGTCTGCTGAGCTGTTCCCTACTCTTGCAATGAAGGCCAAAGATAGAAGCTTGAAGGGCGCAGTGGTGTATTATGATGGTCAGATGAATGACTCTCGTCTTAATGTTGGACTAGCATTGACTGCTGCACTGGCTGGGGCTGCAGTGCTTAACCATGCAGAAGTTATATCGCTCATTAAAGATGAGGCTAGTAACCGGATAATTGGTGCTCGAATTCGAAACAACCTATCCG gcaaagaatttgataCCTATGCAAAAGTTGTTGTGAATGCGGCTGGGCCATTTTGTGACTCAGTGAGGAAGTTGGCTGACCAAAATGTACAACCTATGATCTGTCCTAGCAGTGGCGTGCATATTGTTCTCCCTGATTACTATTCTCCAGAAGGAATGGGTTTGATTGTTCCTAAAACAAAGGATGGACGTGTGGTTTTCATGCTGCCATGGTTGGGAAGAACAGTTGCTGGCACTACAGATTCTGACACAGTCATCACTTTGCTTCCAGAACCACATGAGGATGAGATTCAGTTTATACTGGATGCCATCAGTGATTACCTTAATGTTAAG GTGCGACGCACAGATGTTCTTTCTGCTTGGAGTGGCATTCGCCCATTGGCAATGGATCCATCAGCAAAGAACACTGAAAGCATCTCCAGGGATCATGTAGTTTGTGAAGATTTTCCTGGTTTGGTCACAATTACTGGTGGAAAGTGGACAACTTACAGAAG CATGGCAGAAGATGCAGTTAATGCTGCTATAAAGTCTGGAAAGCTGAACCCAAGCAATGGATGTTTGACTCAGAACCTGCGGCTTGTTGGTGGAGATGGATGGGATCCTTCATCTTTCACAGTTCTTGCTCAACAATACGTACGGATGAAGAGGACATATGGTGGTAAATTTGTTCCTGGGGTTATGGACACTGCTGTTGCGAAGCATTTGTCTCATGCATATGGTATAATGGCAGAACAAGTCGCTATCATAGCTCAGGTTG AATGA